In a single window of the Daphnia carinata strain CSIRO-1 chromosome 4, CSIRO_AGI_Dcar_HiC_V3, whole genome shotgun sequence genome:
- the LOC130695246 gene encoding exportin-6-like produces MDGSTSSLAALELYVNELFSGNANKEQIQKIHQALDSFSRQKGAWKDALYFLSQTTNPQTAMYSLTVLEGFITKGWNGLSSEEQIELRTTLCHWLLEKHQFSPYFIRNKAVQLVVHIARSDWPQKYPDFFTDVLMLVSSPNTSSTILGLLFLQTASEELGTPRDGLLYSRKAELKQRLLQLIPNTLAILTGLLQAIWEKRSHSITSTPPPSPTNSLPSEISSPRQHLSSGKNSSHSLNSEMEPVARLALQCLTHLFTWIPLSSHVTPQLMELIFRFVGMGTEQTLPVMSTCNELSVPVVALGTINEILYKNCVPAEFENFVVLLFNNCCIILHHFVNNLTNGHLPQQPRPQFMEKLVELVHLLMSNHLRRLEGRLLPQFSVPQFLSLFFTFTFKQADWGRYASCLDTWQVFLSYVKQSSNTSGSQPSSNGDSLAVRYQESLVTLSEHVLRKILFSSNGTQLEELDDEAIDGNMETERQKIQLQSIEIFVTAGELVRNQTLSLLNEPFQRCTSAYRSLTSLSTTGNNVVRLESKEQLKEMLMLLNDLAMLIQLIGRLSELHTGPDYCTHFEMGKALVGKLVDLASYGSLTINLNFVGLPGDELKSTLSLVHAQVLSSLQAWCHWISIWAHGDGPKEPVNSLVAALVASAVDVFSPTWSNRGVSTGNLKENGREKVYQAGLQLLSSIVSVIRTSNLWNCPSWNEIYHSVYDIDYLQPTIHRELMRCVLGSAIVTWRNCTVEEQHWEERQSRLQLTLERVTQATRIIVQELRREPLTALLAQGKPIVISTITLLADLAGLARDETTASKAALYSALGPWIEPTLILLSYYIHDAEVTETIFQFYVAVFDSLLSQVGIARAEKAVQTFLEIFQQQNIQVILQQDNLHGIRAVEQLLRILQIVVQEPGNAFKRFLPNTLSLCLDHIHPCITQINSSEIKETFYHLLTLILRHHWRSFFKGSVLTTYGSPELDRAEQMDNQPQFIAIMTSFGQSFLLPDITIFKQNLEALESLQSKWKLYHKAVFRDGIASQFISTLLNVLTNGSHELLREEVGLAIYAMASPDFEVFFQQFLPTYLLNCQGIEDYQRIALKNAFTNDTDLPSFTQNVHRLTNDLRCFRSTNISNASLYQC; encoded by the exons ATG GATGGGAGCACATCTTCGCTAGCTGCGTTGGAACTTTATGTCAATGAACTCTTCTCTGGAAATGCAAACAAggaacaaattcaaaaaattcatCAGGCATTAGACAGTTTTAGCCGTCAAAAGGGAGCTTGGAAAGATGCTCTATATTTTTTGAGCCAAACTACAAACCCACAAACTGCCATGTACTCCTTGACTGTCTTGGAG GGCTTCATAACAAAAGGATGGAATGGATTATCTAGTGAAGAGCAAATTGAATTACGCACAACTTTATGTCACTGGTTATTGGAAAAGCATCAGTTTTCCCCATATTTTATTCGGAACAAG gCTGTGCAGTTGGTGGTTCACATTGCACGATCTGATTGGCCtcaaaaatatccagattttTTTACTGATGTCCTTATGCTAGTTTCATCTCCCAACACTTCATCAACAATTCTtggccttctttttcttcaaacggCCTCAGAGGAGCTTGGTACTCCTAGGGATGGCCTGCTCTACAGCAGGAAAGCTGAGTTAAAGCAAAGACTTTTACAACTTATTCCCAATACACTGGCAATTCTAACTG gatTACTTCAAGCTATTTGGGAAAAGCGATCCCATTCCATAACAAGTACGCCACCTCCATCGCCTACTAATTCACTACCTTCTGAAATCTCATCTCCGCGTCAGCATTTATCTTCAGGAAAAAATAGTTCGCATTCTTTAAACAGTGAAATGGAACCCGTTGCTCGGCTTGCCCTTCAGTGTCTGACTCATCTTTTTACCTGGATTCCTCTGTCTAGCCATGTAACTCCTCAATTGATGGAGCTAATTTTTCGCTTTGTAGGCATGGGCACTGAGCAGACTCTACCTGTCATGAGTACATGCAACG AACTTAGTGTCCCGGTTGTTGCGTTGGGAACGATAAACGAAATTTTGTACAAGAATTGTGTCCCGGCTGAATTTGAAAACTTcgttgttcttcttttcaacaACTGCTGTATTATTCTTCACCATTTCGTGAACAATTTAACTAATGGTCACTTACCTCAGCAACCACGTCCTCA ATTTATGGAGAAACTTGTGGAGCTTGTCCATTTGTTGATGTCGAATCACCTACGCCGATTGGAAGGTCGTCTCCTCCCACAGTTTAGCGTCCCACAgtttctttcgttgttcttcacttttacattcaaacaagcCGACTGGGGCCGTTACGCATCTTGCCTTGACACCTGGCAAGTTTTTCTTAGTTATGTGAAGCAATCGTCAAATACCAGTGGAAGCCAACCGAGTTCAAATGGAGATTCGCTAGCTGTACGGTATCAAGAATCCCTGGTAACGCTCAGTGAACACGTTCTCCGCAAGATACTCTTTTCTAGCAACGGCACTCAACTAGAGGAGCTAGACGACGAGGCAATAGATGGCAAT ATGGAAACGGAACgccaaaaaattcaacttcAGTCCATTGAAATCTTTGTTACGGCCGGAGAATTAGTCCGAAATCAAACCCTTTCGTTATTGAATGAACCGTTTCAGCGATGCACATCGGCCTATCGGTCATTGACATCTCTGTCTACCACGGGTAACAATGTAGTCCGACTGGAATCAAAAGAACAGCTGAAAGAGATGCTGATGCTCCTCAATGACCTTGCCATGTTGATACAACTCATCGGGCGCCTTTCTGAATTGCACACTGGGCCCGACTATTGCACTCA TTTCGAAATGGGGAAAGCGCTTGTTGGAAAACTGGTCGATTTGGCATCATACGGATCATTGACaatcaatttaaattttgttggCCTTCCTGGAGATGAGCTTAAGTCAACGTTGTCGCTCGT ACACGCACAAGTTTTGTCATCGTTGCAGGCATGGTGCCATTGGATATCGATCTGGGCCCACGGAGATGGTCCCAAAGAGCCTGTAAATTCACTAGTCGCCGCGCTTGTTGCATCTGCAGTCGATGTTTTTAGTCCAACCTGGTCTAATAGAGGAGTCAGTACGGGAAATTTGAAAGAGAATGGCCGTGAAAAAGTGTATCAGGCCGGATTGCAATTGCTCTCATCTATCGTCAGTGTCATACGCACATCGAATTTATGGAATTGCCCTTCTTGGAACGAAATCTATCATTCTGTCTACGATATCGACTATCTTCAGCCTACC ATTCATCGGGAATTGATGCGCTGCGTCTTGGGTTCTGCCATCGTAACGTGGCGTAACTGCACCGTTGAAGAACAGCATTGGGAAGAACGGCAATCACGTCTTCAGTTGACTCTAGAGCGTGTAACCCAAGCTACCCGGATAATCGTGCAAGAATTGAGAAGAGAACCATTAACTGCTCTCCTAGCGCAAGGCAAACCCATTGTCATATCTACGATTACTTTGCTGGCCGACTTGGCCGGTCTAGCTCGGGATGAGACTACAGCTTCAAAAGCCGCTTTATACTCGGCTCTAGGTCCATGGATTGAGCCAACTCTAATCCTGCTATCGTACTATATTCACGATGCTG AGGTGACGGAAACCATTTTCCAATTTTACGTGGCCGTTTTCGATAGCCTGTTGAGCCAAGTTGGAATAGCACGCGCTGAAAAAGCAGTTCAAACCTTTCTGGAAATATTCCAGCAACAGAATATCCAAGTGATCTTGCAGCAAGATAACTTGCATGGAATCCGAGCTGTGGAACA GCTCCTGCGAATTTTGCAGATTGTCGTACAAGAACCCGGCAACGCGTTCAAACGCTTTCTGCCCAACACCTTATCTTTGTGTTTGGACCACATCCATCCTTGTATCACACAG ATAAATTCATCTGAAATCAAAGAGACGTTTTACCATTTGCTGACCCTGATACTGCGTCATCATTGGCGttcttttttcaaag GATCTGTGTTGACTACTTACGGGTCACCAGAATTAGATCGTGCAGAGCAAATGGATAACCAACCGCAGTTTATCGCTATTATGACTTCTTTCGGACAGTCCTTTCTATTACCAGACATAACAATTTTTAAGCAAAATCTTGAAGCTCTTGAAAGCCTTCAATCGAAATGGAAACTGTACCATAAa gctGTTTTCCGTGATGGAATTGCCAGTCAGTTTATAAGTACTCTACTGAATGTACTAACAAATGGATCGCACGAGCTTCTGAGAGAGGAAGTAGGGTTAGCCATTTACGCCATGGCTTCTCCCGATTTCGAAGTTTTCTTCCAACAATTTCTTCCGACTTACCTCCTCAATTGCCAAGGGATTGAAGACTATCAGAGAATCGCACTTAAAAATGCCTTTACCAACGATACG GATCTCCCGTCTTTCACGCAAAACGTCCATCGACTTACCAATGATCTCCGATGTTTCCGTTCAACCAACATTTCCAACGCAAGCCTCTACCAATGTTGA